A stretch of DNA from Candidatus Poribacteria bacterium:
AGCAGGGACCTTTGACGCCATTGTCCTCCAAAGCAGTTCCGATGTTGTGGCAGTAGCTTTGGATTAGTGGCTTGACAAAAGCATCAGCCAAGAGGGTGCTAGACCGTTCATACTCTCGCCAGATTGGGGCTACCTGATGCGATAGGGAGATAGGGATGTGCGGAAATGCTTCCTCAAGAAATCTGCCTACCGCTAATTCGTGGGCGGGGTTAATGTACGAAAAGAGTAGACAGAGGGCAATGGCTTCAACTGCCTGATTCTGCAGCCGTTCCTCAATATTGGTCTTTAGAGCCGCAAGCGTGTCATCGGTCAGGGGTACGACGACCTCTCCTTGGGCATTTATCCGTTCCTTCACACCGAGGCAGTTCCGCCGCTTCACCAGTGGCTCCGGCTTGAGCCAATGCAGATCGTACTCCTTCTTTCGATTGATGCGTTGGATGAACGGGACATCCTCGAATCCAGCAGTGGTGATAAATACGACATTTGCTCCGGTGCGTTGGAGAATAGCGTTGGTGGCAACCGTTGTGCCGTGCACGATACGTTCAATTGCCTCAAACGGTATTTCTGACTTCTCTAGCACACCTAAGAACGCACGCATTGGTGCTTCAGGGGTGGAGGGATGCTTGGCAACTCTCACAGCACCATCCGCCGAGATTGCGACTAGGTCTGTAAAAGTGCCACCGGTATCAATGCCGATTGTACTGGGCACGTATGCTTTCCTCCTTGGAGGCTTCCTGCATTTTCCTGCTAACTCTATGGTTTAATTCCCACAACGCACACTTATTACTATCCCAATGCAGAATTTCCATAGCATGACTATAATTTAACCATTTGTACTCCGTATGCTCAGGGGATAGTTGCAATTGTTTCGCTTCAATTTTTACTCCGAAGCAATGTTCCGGAATCACCAGAACATCTTTGCCCCATCTAAAGCCACATACGTTTACAACAGGAATCATTGCATACGAATCGAGTTCAATATATTCATTACCTCGATCAATACCAGCTTCTTCAAGGGTTTCCCTTTTTGCGGTTTCCAATGGAGATTCGCTGTTTCTTCCACCGCCAGCAATTCCCTGCCAATAACCACCTGATGAGGGTTCGCGCTTGAAAAGCGCGTAAAGAACTTCGTTGTTTGGTGCGATTCTATATGGAAGAACTAATATCTGAAAAGGGGCTCGACTCATTACATTTTGCCTTTTGCGATGGTGTAGCGTGTTGAACCATACGCAGATCGGCTGAACACAGATCCCCAAAATTATCCGTCTGTTTCAGGATAGATCTGCTCCCAAGGCATAGGGTAAGTCCGTTCCCAACCGACGCGACCAAAGTCTGGACTGCTAGAGTAGCTATAGGTATAGGTGCGTTGTGGGAAGAATGCCTCGGTCGTTAAGCGCATGATTTCTGCCGTCAATTCGGCATCCAAACGATGGAGTACATCGGCGGCTTCGGGATCATACGCCAAATTATGCTGCTCGTGCGGATCGTTGGTGAGGTTAAACAGGTGCACCCCTTGAGCGTATTTACACAGTTTCCATGTGCCATCGAACCACATCCAACCGTTGTGCAACAGCCCCATAATAGCGTCTCTACTGACTTCATTCGCAATTCCTAGTCCGGGCAGGGGAGTGGCATCCATGTAGGCAGGGATTTTGCATCCTGCTAGACTCAGTATAGTTGCGGTGACATCGGTAAGCGTAACAAGGTCT
This window harbors:
- a CDS encoding NUDIX pyrophosphatase encodes the protein MSRAPFQILVLPYRIAPNNEVLYALFKREPSSGGYWQGIAGGGRNSESPLETAKRETLEEAGIDRGNEYIELDSYAMIPVVNVCGFRWGKDVLVIPEHCFGVKIEAKQLQLSPEHTEYKWLNYSHAMEILHWDSNKCALWELNHRVSRKMQEASKEESIRAQYNRH